One Scomber scombrus chromosome 23, fScoSco1.1, whole genome shotgun sequence genomic window, accaACAACTAGCACCACCCAATATCAGTGTTTAAAAaggttagttttttttaaagtcattcaCAAATAAAGACTTGATGGCATACTCATTGGTTAAAGTCAATTTCTCTGTTTTGGAATCTGATACATTAAACTTGGTAACCATTTAGTATAATTCAGTATCAATTAAACAGTTATGGCACACTAGAGGCTGTGGCTACTCTAGTAAACACAGTTAGCTATGACAGGTAACTATCCATCACCATCCCAGCTGACAAATATACAAAGTTTATTACAATTCTTATCTGATGGTAATCAATGAATATCAGATGCTACTTGGATTAAAAACTCCATATTGATTATCTATggtacaaaaaaatgaatggtTGACTAAAAGCACTTATTTGTCAAATCCAATTAGATATACAAGACACTTTCCAAAATTTCCTGGCATGGAATCTCCCTTCAGCTAACACATGACTGACTGGTCCATTCCTTATCTAGTCGGTGCCATCAGAGATGGTTGAAAGAGAACATAGGCCAAATTCTGCCCCTTCACAAGGTCTAGTGTCAAAACCCACAATTATTACAAGTAATGCAAGCTTGCCCTAACAATCATGTTTCTAATACAGGCCTGAGACATCATctcaaaactgtaaaaaaaagtcCCCCGGAGTGTaaaaaaatgaaccaaaaagCCCCAGCTTGTATCTCAAATTGAGGATTACCTCTCACTCTGGTTCAGTATAGTCTTAATCCGGGTATCTGTTGCAATATCCAACAGTATTACTGCAATCTTTTGTCACACAGCAACAAGTCTGTTCTTCAAGCTAATTCTTATTCATTGCACCCCCGTTAGTTCAGCTCCACACAGTACAGACTTCAGCCCTTTATTAAGCCTGCACCTTCAGCAATAATCTAAACAGGAAATCTGAACAAATCCACTCTTCATTGGAAAGGAAACCAAAAGGGCAAAAAAAGCCAACAACCAGCAAAAATAATAGTCGAGAACAGCTTGCTGCTCTATTCTGTAGCTAACTAGTAACTTTCCCGTTGATCAGATGTACATGTAGCAGGTTATTACAGAACAGACAGTTCTGTTAGTCAACAGAAAACAGTCTTGTAGAAAAagctcctctttttttcacttaaGGTATTTAACAAGGTTGTGTCCAACTTAAACTCAGCGTCGTTTCAAGAACATTTTCAGTTAGCTGTTCAGGACTGAACTATACAATTTAAGGCATGTTGaacagagaaataaagcaaaaaccactatgagaaaaaaaaaaatcaaaacacaaacttttacattatttacaaggcTCAGCGTTTATAGTGATGAGCATTgacgcttgtgtgtgtgtgtgtaactctaTTGTGTGATGTGATACTAATGTAGCCCTGTTATGTGTGTAGATGTGGTTCAAGAGGAGAGCCAATTTTAACTGAGTGTATGTTGCTTCTGCTGTAGGTGTGCATGTAGTGTGTCTGCAACTCCTTTTTACACTCTAGAATATATGTGGTGTGTAGctaagtgtatgtgttttatgtttcaaagtctttttttttttttttgtacaattcTTCAGTTCATCCAGTTCTACAGCTGCAGGGATTTGTGGCGGCTTAGATCTAATTCAGCCGTGTCCATCCAACCCCGACCCCAGCTCTCGGTCTCTGACATCTGGGCGGGAGGGCAGGTCTTCCATCCCGCTGGTTAGAAGAAGACCTCCGCGCGGCCGCCCGAGAGTTTCAAGCTGAGGAGGATGACGACATCTGAGCAGATCGTGCCTCTCTATCCTCTTCCTTGGCGGAGAGTGCACGATCAAATCCCAAACCTAACACTTCCAAACCCAGATGGGATCCACGGTCGATAAGAACCTGTAACTTCATCTGGTAACTGTCCAACTGATAATGCCAATGGCCTGCCCAGTCCAAGGTCAAGACAGAAAAGTTTCTTAGGGTTTTAGTTCAAAAGGATAGGTTTAGGGTTAACTGGTTCATGGGTTGGCTGTAGATTAGATGCTCCTCGCAGAGGGCAGCGAATGAAGCACAGCCAAACTCCTGTGGGAAGACAGAAAAGTACAAGATCATCACCACACTGCAACAAGGATAGCCAGAACATTTATCATATAAGGTCACTCGTGTGTGCCGACAACAGGCCAAATTACACTTAAGCGAGTATATCTTACCAATGCCAAGGACTCTACGGCTCTCAAGGCAGGCAGCAGGTTGGGAGACGAAGTGTCCTTGCCAACAGCTCTTCGAAACCattactgccttttttttttttttttaaactttgtctGTTGATCAAACACTCTTGGGTGGGGACATCTGTAGCCACTGCAACATCCATTTTGATAAGTAGCTATCACTCAGTCTTGGAGCCACTGTAGCATGTCCAACACCTCAGTCCATGTGGCTTTCCCTTCCACCCCCGATTGTTTCAGGGTTACTGGCAAAATAAGGGAAATGCACCACGAGTCTATCTTAAACTATATTCAAAAagattggggttttttttaagaacattCACTCCATATAATCAATGTCTCATGAATTTTCCTTCATCCATTTTTCTTTCTACTCAGAAAGGTAATACAAAAATATGGTTATATACAGGAGGTTGGAGAAGACAACCTTCTCGAGTCTCTTATTTCAGTTTGGGAATATCTTTTCAGTGACTTTGTCAAAGTCGTAGCAATCCTCCTGTTGTAAATTGTGCTCCCATCCCCAAAATGGTACCTCACAGCTTGAATGAACAAAAGTGCATAGGTGAGTTGGTGAGGGCAGGGTGTGAGTGCTTATGAGGGTTGAGGTGAGGACAAGCGCACTAACCAGGTGTACTCATATTGCCCTCTCAGTTCCCTCTAGGGTTCTGTAGCCCTGCACTCCGTTCTACACAAAACAGAGTCGATCCTTGATTTTCCCGCCTTTGCTCCGTGGTTGATCATCAAGTCTCAGGATCCACGACCACACAAAAAAGTCCAGTTAGAGGATCTTGTCCATGTTGTTGTGATGCCTGCCACTcttcctcaaaaaaaaaaaaaaacaccactcaATGTCCATATGGCAGAAGCGCACTTGCAAACCCCACCCGTCTCATGTGGGAacggaaaaaaaataaaataaaaacaaaaaaaactgcacccACGGATATCCATGTGGTTTGTAAACAACCAAAGCTCCAGTATGGAATAGAAAGAGTCCTTTCTTTTAATTCTTAGTCACTACTTGTACGACCAGGATTGTAGAGGCAGTGTGTTCAACTGTATCCATCccgagtttttttttcttctccactgtgtaaataaaaaaaagacctcgCTAAACTCTTTGaagcttttttgtattttgtttccatttttgaaatcttctgaggaaaaaaaaaaaaaatctggtatCAGCACGggtttcttgtcatttttttggaatacattcaatatttttcttaagaaagaaataatacaCACTTCACATGGCgataatgaaacaaaaatgaaaaacaaattaaggaaaaaaaaaaaaattaaaaacacacaacaaaaatagCAGCCCCAAGTGCTCATTATCTTAGTCCaaatactttttaaactttgtatataatgtatatattcatatatatttttcattaaaaaaagaaaactcgTCATTATCAAATTGCAACAACGAAGAAGTAACACAATATGCTAACATGTCATGCACCGTTCTGTGCACTTGCACATTAagatgctgtatttttttttttttcagagtcagAAACTCGACACCTTTCATTCACAAGTTCGAGAGCTGACAAAAGGCAACGTGATCACACCCCAGGAAAAAACAGACTGGACTAACCTTCCGATGGATCACCCCTAGACTGAACTACAAATATTTACGATATAAACTTACATACTTTACACACACTGTGCTGAGCACTGACACACGCCACACTCGCTCTCAAAAAAGAGTTAATGTCTCAATGGCCACGCACCCTATCCAAGTTCTTAGGCACAAATGTGcattcatacacatacaaaaaagCACATGTATTCAAAATGAGTACCTGTAGTCTTAACTCATTTCTATGAACAGTAAATGAACAtgcacactgaaaacacacacacactttctctctcacacacacactcgtacaAAGTCTCATTCTGATGCACACACAGTAATGTCCCTCATGATTCGCCCTGTCTTCTAGTCCTCACAGGTCTAGAGACAGCTCCCCGGAGGGAGAAGCAAAGGGAAATAAACTAGTGGTGGTCATCGTGTGATGAGCGCAAAGCTaacatttacaaatgtatgCACTTCTATTTTCGTCTATCTGGGGATGAAGAGCTGGTGAGAGAAAGGATGTGTTGTGCAattgccctctctctctcgttcgttcacacactcactctcataACAAACAGATCGAGTCCCCGTTTGGAGAAGGGACACAAACACGCGACCACTCTTAACATGAGAATACAAAAAATtaacatttgaacaaaaaagacaaaaatggccTCTTATGTTTCATACATCTTGGTAAGcaactaaagaaagaaaaaaaaaacattgtgcaGACTGGTATATTACTGACACAAACCAACCATCACACATCAGTCACTCagtcattcatacacattcacaaaaatattcacttctATAACTAACCccatttgtttgattttttttgttgtttttgttatttcttttttaggCAAGTGCAAATCTTCAAGTTTTTTTATAATCCATTTTTCAATAGCTTTAACTTTTTATATAAAcgtaaaaaaaatgctaaacaaGAGAAATATCAACAGTGTTTGTCTTTCGAGAAAGGATTTGCTCTCTGATAAGGTTTCAACTAAAGGTCCCCCTGACTTTGAAAACCTAACAGCCCGACCGTTCACCCCCAACGACTGTTTCTCCGCCCCCTTCCAGTTCCGATGCACATGCGCACGGATAatgtgtaacacacacacaccatatgcGCATTGATTCTGaacacacgcatacatacacacatggaaaaaaaaaaaaaaacctattcaAATCCCATCTCAATAAAGTGCATTAGTTCAGTATAAGGTGCTTAATCTTTTGAGTGCCAGAGGATACCCATCTTCCTTTTaacctcaccccccccccctctcccctgcTCAAGTGATCAACTGGTGCAGCAGggagccctttttttttctccttttgggATGAGGAAAGGGTGGGAGGGCGCAGATCCAGGCGCCTCCACCCTGCACCTCCCATCACGCTCGCTCCTTTCCTACTcccaccaccgccaccaccaactcccacccccacccccaccccccgtTTCCCCCAGCAGTGCACATTCGTCATCAGGTTTGTCTGATTAAAAGACAGAAGGCCTCAGGTAGCTATTGCTGCTGCGCTGCGTCACATCAGTAATCCTCCACCATCTCCATCTCATTCAGGCTCAGACAGTCGCCCGCGTTGTGGAATGAGTACCCTGCAGGTGGgagggggcagagagagagagagagagaaagaggggagacGGAAAGAGCAGAGTAAGATCAGAGGAGGGCGGGACACAGGGGAGTTCACAGGGCTGCCTTTAACGCTGTAGGCAGGGGATAAAGACACAATCCAGACAGTATTTGAAGAGTTCTGTTGCATTTTTGTATGTGAggatacatttatatttgtttatgtaggactttttaacatgaaaaaagttttttttaaaaggaagatAGTGGTCACATTTAAACAAAGTAGGGAGCGTGTGCAGGATAAAATCAGAACAAAACAAGAGGTAGTGTGCACTTTTTTCTCCATGGTTTTGttctatatttaaataaatctgtaaTTATACCACATATTCTAACACTTAACCTAAATCCCATTTATTTCACCACCTGTTCACATCTACTTCAAGAGCAAACTTCAGATATAATCCTTCAGATATAATCTTGCTCTATAAGCCTCACAGACTTCTCACAACCCGGAATGGGTGCAAACACGTCTTGGTGATGATCACATTTTCCATTTGGGCTCGTTTTGTGTACTAAGTTGTTACCTTGatgtaaaagtgtgttttatttatgtcagaCTGTTGCTCCTATCAATTAAACATCATACTCATATGATAAGGTTACTATGTGTAGTATGGAAATGGACAAAGGTGACATACCTAAGATGCTGGGGTCAGAGTGCAGCATCATGGGctgtttcttcttcatctttccCCCCTGGTTGTCATAGAGACCAGCCTTGCCCATGTGGTTGGCTTGAAACATGGACTGCAGGGTGCTTGGATTCATACCTCGCATTGAGtcctaaaagaaaaagaaggggaaaaaaaggagaagaccAGGGAATTTAATTAAGATGAAACTATGTCGAACATTGTGACTGTGACTGCCTTTCAGTTACCAGCTGACTAATATTGCTTTCTTATAGCTTATAATATTTCAAAGTTGCTAGGTGGGGCAATGCAACAACAATGGCTTGTTTGTCCACTAAGCAAGGAGCAGCACGTGGAGTCTATTATGTTATCTCCTGTTATTGttatcagaagaaaaaaaaatttgtcACGCCTGTAGTAACAGCAGtgtcaaacaaacacagtgacaATCACTCTCTCCGCCTCACTGAcagctcagtgtttgtgtgtactgtatggaGGCATGTTGGAGGTATGTTACCTGCAGAGGGAAGTTCATGTTCAATCCAGCCACTTCCTTTGATAACTGTTATtataaagaaaaggagaggaggaattTATATAGGTAACCCTGTCCAACACGCTTAAAGGCTTTTATTGTTGGAATTTGAAACCTATAAATAGTATTTTAAACAATGTATCATATGGAATCTGCATTGACAAATATGTACGTGCTCTTTACGAATCAAATGTACAAGGCATTCATCACTTCATCGTTATAGTTTGTTGTCATTTGGGATATTTTATGTACATGTTTCTGCAAGACACACTCCTTTTTTTAACGCATAATTCGACTGGAGACTTTGCTAGTATTATGTACACACCTCTGTTTAGGTAATGAATCAGAACTGTAACCTCCAATTAACTTACAAATATGTGATGTTTCAACAGATAACAGGTACAGACATGAATGTGAACAGCAACGCTGCTTTGCTGTATTCATTCCTGACAAAACCCTCACTGATTTGACCTTAGACAGGTGCAAACTAGTATCCAACTTTTGTACTGCCACTATCATTCTTCACTTAGAAGAAAAAGTCCGAAGCAGTTATTAGAGTGGAATGAATTTTTTTAGATGAAGACAGTCACAGTTGACACAGTGTGCTCAGTAAATGGAATAACTTCTGAttcttgtgaaaatgttttatttctagTCTCTAAGCAATGACAGCAGCCATTAGTGGACATGATAACTACTCCTAATgcacagaaagaaggaagtctGTGCCCAAGTTaaagtgtctgttttttctttacttgttTAGTTTGGGATACTGAACTGAGGGGGTGTATCCAACAGGTTATGTTTCAGAAAAAACCCTATGAGCACAAGcctacctgctgctgctgtctctgttGGTTGGCTTTCTGTTTGGCACGTCGCTCCAGAAACTGTTTGGCGAACTCTTTGGCTTCCACTGTGTCCCCTAGGTAGGACCGGATGAAGTCCAGCACTGCATAGGGAGACTCCACCTCCTTCAGGTATGCCACAATTGTtgcaactaaaaaaaaaagtattaattatAGCAGGGAAAACATTTAAGgttaattcacatttaaattcCACTTAGGAGGGAGCTTGCGTATAAACGCTATAGATGTGTTGCATTTAACAAGCGACGCTCACCTATGTATGAACTCTCCACACACACTTGTAATTTGCCAAATACATAAAAGCTGAGGAGCTTACCAtccagagaggaagaggagttgtTGGCAGAGGTGTTGAGAGCGTGCAGCATCTGTTCACACCAGGTGGTGAAGCCGTCCTGAGGCTTCATGCCCTGCAACAGCTTcagcagcttctcctcctcctccgtccgCTTCCGACGCATCATGTACTGATCACTGCAGAAGACGAACGGGGTCGAGTGCATATTTATTAGCTTCTTCAATTGAAAGCTACAGATATAAAACATTACGATGATATTTGCCACATTAGGTCTAAAAAGATGATGACAAATGTAGCAGACTGCTAGAAGAAGGTAATTATGTCACTTTACAATGACACAGATATTTGTTACAATATAATGGGTGCAACCACATAAGCCAAGCTGCAGAGTTTACAACGGGCCAATCAGTATTCCTCGGGCGtgtattaaaatgcatttcacttcatttaatttcatctcCCATACCTGAGTGATGGGCTGCTGCGGCTGCTCTTCAAACccatgttgttgttgctgttgccaCGCAGGCTGGCCTGGTTCTTCACAGCCTCGTCCCACATGCCCATGCTGCCTGAAGAGCTTCCGCTGCCACCCTTACCCTCCATGCCTCCAGGACCGCCCCACATGCCGACGCCATCCGCCCACTGACCTCCCATGGAAGAACTCCCCATCGACATGCCGGAGTgctggaaacagagagaaatccAGCTCATCATTATGACAAAAGACATTTCTATTCGTGTTTGCCTACAGTGTGCGCTGCCtgtcattatttttgtatgaaaacaaaacaacaaaccaccaaaaaaaacatataattttaAGTTGCTGAAACTCACGCgttctctctgctgctgggctctctgttgttgctgctgctgtttcagcaGCCTTTCGGCCTCCTGCTGCATTTCCAGTAGAGCCATAGCCTGGGTCTTTCCTGACTTGGTGAGCCCGGAGGAGGAGGCCCCGCTCCAGCTTGAGCTGCTTGCCCCAGGCCCCTGCTGTTGGGGGGCCTGCTGCAGCAACTTCATGATCAGTTCCTGCTGCTGACGACACTGCTGGGAGATAGGACAAACACTTTAGagctcaaataaataaattaatgaacaCTAGAGCCAGGTGATAAATCTATATAGTCTTACACCGATAGTCTGTGTTtctataataattaatatactGATTACCAATTCTAATCCCTTAATTAATTAGGGATATATTAACCCCAAAACTAAAACAGAatagcatgttttgtttttttaacttagtCCACAccaaaaatgcccaaaatcCTGTGTTTGGAAACGCTCAACAGgtaattttattataaataaaattaaaaaaggggaaaaaaaatctttggcTAACCTGCTTGCGTCTGAAGAGATCCTCCTCGTCCCTCCTCTTTTGCTCCTCCTGTtgcctcctcttctcctccctcctcttgcgctgctcctcctcctcacgcTTCGCCCTGAGTTCAGCGTCTCGCCTCTCCTGCTGGAGCTGAAGGGAAAAAGTCATTGaatgaagtaaaagaaaaaagcagaaaaaatgtttctctttggAGTGCttagattaaaaacacaataaaaatgacatgACCGACTGTGTGCGGTGTAGGTACTGGAAGCAAAACGTGTAAATGAAGAAATGTGTGCTCTAAGGATGAAAATCTCATGACTGAACCCACCTTTTGAAGCTGTTCGAGAGTTGGACCCTGAGTAGAAGGATTCATTGTTATGTCCCAAAGACTGGCTTCACCGCCTGCATGGAAATAAAAATGgggtcattttaaaatcataatcacggttttgtttttttcactacTTACATGCACACGCAACACATTACAGGCTAGCTCGTACCTGACGGCTGTGAAGCTGAGGTATGCATGTCCCACATGGACCCTGTATCTGGCACTGACATCGACCTGTTCATCGAAGGCATCATACCCTGCTCACTGCACCTGGAACATAAGCAGAAACGCTCAACAGGTAAATCACccgagaagaaaaaaatgttttatgtacaaaaaattacatatagtgtaaaatgtcagaaactaaattaaaatgcGCCCTAGCCCTGACATGTAGGTTGACCTGTACTACATTCTTTCACCTGTTAATGAGCTGGaatagctgctgctgttggagcTGCTGATAAAGAGCTGCCGCTGCCAGCTCCTGCTGCTTTTTCAGGCGGTCCTGGTCCAGATTTCcctgaagagaaagaggaaagagaccATCGCCAGTCAATATCATACATAAGATACCAGTTATCCCTTTATAAGAATTGAAAGAGTTAGTTTTCACAGTGGCATTTTAACAGAGAACTGTCCAGTTTTTTCCTAACAgaatttgttttgtgtattgtGCATTCAGATAGATGTTTTAAAGTGAGCATATGTGAATTGGGTGTTTCCCCATAATAATATAGGTTGTCATAAATGCACTTATCTTAGCACCTGTGCCATTTAAAGGCAGTCAGGGACATGGTAACCTATATGTAGTGTAACACTTCATGTACTGAATGATGGTATGTAGTCTGCCTTGTTCTGCTTTACCAATTTGAAgcttacatgtaactagttatgTAACTGTTACTAGAGGACactgaaaatatgtttcatgAGTTTGAGTATTAATAACTCTCCtcacttcctctggacttctaCTCAATGACTTCAGGAGGAAAATATATGGATTAACACAATAAACAGTACAAAAAGCAAGTTACGTGTAATAATATCAAGTGGGAATCATTTCACAATCTTGTACAAATGTTTAACAGGGAATATTCATCTTTTTCTACAACACATTATCTTTCTACTCAAACTGAACTTGGATTGATTTTAAGTCTATTACCGTGACCTGTCTATCaatctttcctctcctctgcatcCTCCCCTTCCCATCCTCTATGTTGGCTGTGCTCTGACTCACAGTCCCAGCGGGCCCCCGGGTGGGCTGCGGGCGCTGCGTTGGTGGTGGCTGTCTCACCAGCAGGGGCGGCGGGGAGGGCCCTGGGGCGAACGGTACGCGGCCCCACATCTTTATGACGTCCCCCAGGGGTTGGAAGCCCTCGTCGCAGCCCCGCTTCACCAATAGGGTCATGGTGAAGTAGCCTGCCTGGAACCATTCGCACATCTCCACAGTGGTGAATGGACCTGGGTGTGGGTGGAATAGAGAGGTGGGGATGAGTTTACAAAGCCGTAATAATGAACCGATATACTGTCTGCACGTGTAGGAGTGCGAGAGTGTACCCTGGATCTCTCCCTGTGGGTCCTTGTAGAACCACTTCATGGCGGCCTCGTGAGACAGCGGCAGAGCGGCTGCTGTGTTCCTGCTCTCCTGCTGCAGAGTCTGGGTGAAACACTCCTCCTCCAAAGAAGTGTCCTGAAGTGATGCCACCATTTTTTCTGCCTcctatacaaacacacaggttgCCATGACACCACATCAGTTTACCTTGCAAGTTTAGACTgaacatttaagacatttaaacagCTTTAATCTTTTAAATACAGCTTAGTCATCAGGTAGAGCTGCTAAAATAAAGCTGCAGTGACTTTCTGATAGTCATCACAGCAGCACATTGGAAACTGAAACTAAGTCACGCTTGTAGCATTCATTTTATACTAGTTTTGAAAATGCCTGTTAGATTAAGAGATACAGTATATTGCAGTATGCAGTGTTGACATCTTTGCCTCTTGGAGGTGCTAAAGGTGTCCCTACATTAATGATCAATGTGCAGATGTTGGCTATAGTGTTACAAAACgtgtttgtttctttccaaTTCAAGCATGTGATAATGAAACACTTGTTCTCAAATGTCTCTGAGACACATCTACACCTACACATTTATTGTGCATTCAATATAATGAGTCTAGATTGTTGTGCGGCACAGCCATCGCTGGCTGCAGCCGACCTCTCAGGAAAAGAGATCACTCGGTGGAGTTAATCATAATTTCGGAGACAGATGCTCTAAATGTTGCCTCCTGTTTTTCCAACCTGCTGCAGGTGCTTCATGCCCTCGTCGTCCTCGGTGTCTCCTCCAGacagtgggaggagaggagcagcagaggaagggggtgggggaggCAGAGTGGAGGAAGTGGAGACGCTGGGGCTCAGCTGGGCCTTGGAGCCCCCTACCGGAGCCGCGtctgacacaaaaacaacaaacaaaacattagtAAAACAATGGGGACGTATTTTTGGTTGTTCTATTTGTGGGATAATGATGTTGGATGTGAGAGACAGAGCCACCTACTGGCTCTGTATCTGAACAAGAACAGCAGGTTCAGTAAACAAGATATTAAATGACTGGGGCTAAACATATTGGATATCAAACCAAAATATCAACGTGGCTGAATTTCCTCTCATGCTCGCTGCTCTGAGACTAAATGCTTGGCTGAATGTACGAGGTCACAAGCTCTTAAATAACTGCACTGGGACTTCAGGATCTGTCATTtcaattacagtaaatgtacagtcaGAAACTAACTCATCATAAAGCTCCAATTTTAACACTTACTCTTGACTTTTCCCTCAACAAGGTTAAACTGATAGgtaaatgtacaataaatatgCCTCCCTACAATAGATATCGAGGTAGGTGTACCTTCACAAATTGTAGTGCAAGCCTTAGCAGGGTGGCTGTTGCTCAGATGAGTGTTGTCCACCATTGGGCCTCCTGGGAGCTCCAGGGATGGAGGGGTACAGTGGATAGGGGGAGAGGTGGAGGGTGATGCTGGCTTTGTCTCCCCATCAATGTAAGCAGAGCCGGCTTCTTTACTCTCTGTGGAGGTGAGGAGTGACGGAAAGGaggcaaatttaaaaaatgcttgtGACTAGGTAGAACTGGATGGAACAGGGGAGGAAACATGTTCTGAATAATCAAATCTTTCAATTCAGAATCTTTCCTCacctttgtctttgtctccGTCAGCACTGTTCCTCTCCATGTCAGCGaagctctcctcctcttcctcctcctctatcccCTTAAACTCAAACTCTTCCTCCAGGATTGTCTCCTTTCCGCTCTTCTGAAAGAATAGGACCacgagaaagagaaaagagtggAACAAACGTTCATGAGGTCAGAGACAAGATTACCCCATTTTGGATAAAACACTTCACGCAAACATTAACATCTATTCAATTCAAAGAGTGGAATTGAAAATAATATAACCTCAATTTTTTTCCTCAATACACACCTTCATA contains:
- the gigyf1a gene encoding GRB10-interacting GYF protein 1 isoform X5; translated protein: MTAETLNFGPEWLRALSSGGSVTSPPPSPAMPKYKLAEYRYGREEMLALYIKDNKVPEDMQDKEFAAILQDEPMQPLALVPLTEEEQRNFSMSVNSVAVLRLMGKGVGGAAPAGVVRGRGATRGGRGRGRGEGGFYQRSIEEAEVGFGRSVREIHRSQSWDDRGERRFEKPLRREVVRPGFEETGGPGGPGRKEFTRADSDNWRTLREEQEEEEGGEPGTNWRLAGPRRDDGGPRSAGWRDHSGPGESRRRKFDFDFRDSDGHGGSGRRRAGSEGLEDDRDGLPEWCTDEEDGEMGTFDSSGAFMTMKKSGKETILEEEFEFKGIEEEEEEESFADMERNSADGDKDKESKEAGSAYIDGETKPASPSTSPPIHCTPPSLELPGGPMVDNTHLSNSHPAKACTTICEDAAPVGGSKAQLSPSVSTSSTLPPPPPSSAAPLLPLSGGDTEDDEGMKHLQQEAEKMVASLQDTSLEEECFTQTLQQESRNTAAALPLSHEAAMKWFYKDPQGEIQGPFTTVEMCEWFQAGYFTMTLLVKRGCDEGFQPLGDVIKMWGRVPFAPGPSPPPLLVRQPPPTQRPQPTRGPAGTVSQSTANIEDGKGRMQRRGKIDRQVTGNLDQDRLKKQQELAAAALYQQLQQQQLFQLINRCSEQGMMPSMNRSMSVPDTGSMWDMHTSASQPSGGEASLWDITMNPSTQGPTLEQLQKLQQERRDAELRAKREEEEQRKRREEKRRQQEEQKRRDEEDLFRRKQQCRQQQELIMKLLQQAPQQQGPGASSSSWSGASSSGLTKSGKTQAMALLEMQQEAERLLKQQQQQQRAQQQRERHSGMSMGSSSMGGQWADGVGMWGGPGGMEGKGGSGSSSGSMGMWDEAVKNQASLRGNSNNNMGLKSSRSSPSLSDQYMMRRKRTEEEEKLLKLLQGMKPQDGFTTWCEQMLHALNTSANNSSSSLDVATIVAYLKEVESPYAVLDFIRSYLGDTVEAKEFAKQFLERRAKQKANQQRQQQQDSMRGMNPSTLQSMFQANHMGKAGLYDNQGGKMKKKQPMMLHSDPSILGYSFHNAGDCLSLNEMEMVEDY
- the gigyf1a gene encoding GRB10-interacting GYF protein 1 isoform X1, with the translated sequence MTAETLNFGPEWLRALSSGGSVTSPPPSPAMPKYKLAEYRYGREEMLALYIKDNKVPEDMQDKEFAAILQDEPMQPLALVPLTEEEQRNFSMSVNSVAVLRLMGKGVGGAAPAGVVRGRGATRGGRGRGRGEGGFYQRSIEEAEVGFGRSVREIHRSQSWDDRGERRFEKPLRREVVRPGFEETGGPGGPGRKEFTRADSDNWRTLREEQEEEEGGEPGTNWRLAGPRRDDGGPRSAGWRDHSGPGESRRRKFDFDFRDSDGHGGSGRRRAGSEGLEDDRDGLPEWCTDEEDGEMGTFDSSGAFMTMKKSGKETILEEEFEFKGIEEEEEEESFADMERNSADGDKDKESKEAGSAYIDGETKPASPSTSPPIHCTPPSLELPGGPMVDNTHLSNSHPAKACTTICEDAAPVGGSKAQLSPSVSTSSTLPPPPPSSAAPLLPLSGGDTEDDEGMKHLQQEAEKMVASLQDTSLEEECFTQTLQQESRNTAAALPLSHEAAMKWFYKDPQGEIQGPFTTVEMCEWFQAGYFTMTLLVKRGCDEGFQPLGDVIKMWGRVPFAPGPSPPPLLVRQPPPTQRPQPTRGPAGTVSQSTANIEDGKGRMQRRGKIDRQVTGNLDQDRLKKQQELAAAALYQQLQQQQLFQLINRCSEQGMMPSMNRSMSVPDTGSMWDMHTSASQPSGGEASLWDITMNPSTQGPTLEQLQKLQQERRDAELRAKREEEEQRKRREEKRRQQEEQKRRDEEDLFRRKQQCRQQQELIMKLLQQAPQQQGPGASSSSWSGASSSGLTKSGKTQAMALLEMQQEAERLLKQQQQQQRAQQQRERHSGMSMGSSSMGGQWADGVGMWGGPGGMEGKGGSGSSSGSMGMWDEAVKNQASLRGNSNNNMGLKSSRSSPSLSDQYMMRRKRTEEEEKLLKLLQGMKPQDGFTTWCEQMLHALNTSANNSSSSLDVATIVAYLKEVESPYAVLDFIRSYLGDTVEAKEFAKQFLERRAKQKANQQRQQQQLSKEVAGLNMNFPLQDSMRGMNPSTLQSMFQANHMGKAGLYDNQGGKMKKKQPMMLHSDPSILGYSFHNAGDCLSLNEMEMVEDY